One region of Chanodichthys erythropterus isolate Z2021 chromosome 19, ASM2448905v1, whole genome shotgun sequence genomic DNA includes:
- the LOC137008025 gene encoding 5-hydroxytryptamine receptor 7 → MISALMKDRVQALMTSLTSEVMDVRFLNKMHDTTTTLPTASFIDNETRCGEQILSYGHVEKVFIGGVLTLLTFLTVCGNLLVVISVCFVKKLKQPSNYLIVSLAVADLSVAVVVMPFVSITDLIGGQWIFGRVFCNVFIAMDVMCCTASIMTLCVISIDRYLGITKPLTYPVRQSGKCMAKIVLSVWLLSASITLPPLFGWAQNVNDDNVCLISQDLGYTIYSTAVAFYIPMSVMLIMYYRIYRVAKLSAAKHTIAGFPKAEDEESVNCMTAALKLQREVEECVSFSRLLKSDRKNISIFKREQKAAATLGIVVGAFAVCWLPFFLLSTARPFICGVQCSCVPLWVERTLLWLGYANSLINPFIYAFFNRDLRTTYHNLIRCRYRNINRKLSAASMHEALKLAERPDLVL, encoded by the exons ATGATTTCGGCGCTGATGAAGGATCGCGTGCAGGCACTCATGACCAGTTTGACATCTGAAGTGATGGATGTGCGCTTTCTTAATAAGATGCACGACACCACTACAACTTTGCCGACGGCAAGTTTTATAGATAACGAGACCAGATGCGGAGAGCAGATTTTGAGTTACGGACATGTTGAGAAAGTGTTCATCGGAGGAGTTCTGACATTGCTTACCTTTTTAACAGTTTGCGGGAATCTGCTGGTGGTCATATCAGTGTGTTTTGTGAAGAAACTAAAGCAACCTTCTAATTATTTAATCGTTTCTTTGGCCGTTGCAGACCTGTCCGTGGCGGTGGTCGTAATGCCGTTTGTCAGCATCACGGATCTCATAGGAGGACAGTGGATCTTTGGTCGtgttttctgtaatgtttttatcGCCATGGATGTGATGTGCTGCACCGCTTCAATAATGACACTGTGTGTCATAAGCATAGACAG GTACCTGGGCATTACTAAGCCATTGACGTATCCCGTGAGACAAAGTGGAAAGTGCATGGCCAAAATAGTGCTCTCTGTATGGCTTCTCTCTGCCTCCATCACCCTACCCCCACTGTTCGGATGGGCTCAGAATGTCAACGACGACAACGTGTGTCTGATCAGCCAGGACCTGGGCTACACTATATACTCCACTGCCGTGGCCTTCTACATCCCCATGTCCGTGATGCTCATTATGTACTACCGGATATACAGGGTGGCGAAGCTGAGTGCTGCCAAGCACACGATCGCTGGCTTTCCCAAAGCGGAAGACGAGGAAAGCGTGAACTGCATGACTGCAGCCCTGAAGCTGCAGAGGGAAGTTGAGGAGTGTGTGAGCTTTTCTCGCCTTCTCAAAAGTGATCGTAAAAACATCTCCATCTTCAAAAGGGAGCAGAAGGCGGCAGCCACCCTTGGGATTGTTGTAGGGGCTTTCGCCGTGTGCTGGCTGCCTTTCTTCCTGCTGTCCACGGCGCGTCCGTTCATCTGTGGAGTGCAATGCAGCTGCGTTCCTTTGTGGGTGGAGAGGACGCTGCTGTGGCTGGGCTATGCCAACTCACTCATAAACCCCTTCATTTATGCATTCTTCAACAGGGACCTCAGGACCACCTACCACAACCTCATTCGCTGCCGCTATCGGAACATCAACCGCAAGCTCTCAGCTGCCAGCATGCATGAGGCTTTGAAACTAGCTGAGAGACCTGACCTGGTGCTGTAG